A genomic window from Glycine max cultivar Williams 82 chromosome 17, Glycine_max_v4.0, whole genome shotgun sequence includes:
- the LOC100784515 gene encoding glycerophosphocholine acyltransferase 1 isoform X2: MSDTEDHAAEYSNGDESPPKPRQRFRDRSKEMLSKQAVQTKQMLSKQAVKIAKQAEEHERFINKVTHLAGVLGFGGFCFLLGARPQDIPYVYCLFYVIFVPLRWIYYRSKKWHYYLLDFCYYANTIFLIDLLFYSSNEKLFMVCFSFAEGPLAWALIVWRCSLVFSSLDKIVSVLIHLLPGLVFFTIRWWNPATFEAMHPEGTARRPTWPYIEDKSYLWTWLFLVPLVAYTLWQVLYFLIVNVLRRQRLLRDPEVMTSYRELSKKAQKANNIWWRLSGLLGDQNRMLMYIFLQGIFTVATMALTVPIFLSYELHVVFQILKVSASIWNGGSFLLEVMPRQAILKEKKKSEMQPVEAQPNHDHQ, from the exons ATGTCTGACACCGAAGACCATGCAGCAGAGTATTCCAATGGTGACGAATCCCCTCCAAAGCCCAGACAGAGGTTCAGGGACAGATCTAAG GAGATGCTGTCCAAACAAGCTGTGCAGACCAAGCAAATGCTTTCCAAACAGGCCGTTAAGATTGCCAAACAAGCTGAGGAACACGAAAGGTTCATCAACAAG GTGACCCATCTCGCGGGAGTCCTCGGTTTTGGTGGATTTTGCTTCCTTTTAGGGGCAC GACCCCAAGATATTCCCTATGTATATTGTTTGTTTTACGTCATCTTTGTTCCTCTTCGTTGGATATACTATAGGTCCAAGAAATGGCATTACTATCTACTG GATTTTTGCTATTATGCCAATACaatatttttgattgatcttcttTTTTACTCATCAAATGAGAAGCTTTTCATGGTTTGCTTTTCTTTTGCGGAG GGGCCATTAGCATGGGCTTTGATTGTTTGGCGCTGCAGCTTGGTTTTCAGTTCTCTTGACAAAATTGTCAGTGTTCTTATCCATCTATTACCtg GATTGGTTTTCTTTACTATTCGATGGTGGAATCCTGCAACCTTTGAAGCCATGCATCCAGAGGGAACTGCTAGAAGACCTACGTGGCCATACATCGAAGATAAATCCTATCTCTGGACATGGCTGTTTCTGGTACCCTTGGTTGCTTACACTTTGTGGCAGGTTCTATACTTCCTCATTGTCAATGTATTACGCAGACAAAGGCTTTTAAGAGATCCCGAAGTCATGACTTCCTACAG GGAACTCTCAAAAAAGGCTCAGAAAGCAAACAACATATGGTGGCGCTtaagtgggttgcttggggatcAAAATCGCATGCTGATGTACATTTTTCTTCAAGGCATATTTACGGTGGCAACCATGGCACTTACTGTCCCCATATTCTTGTCATATGAATTGCATGTAGTTTTTCAAATACTAAAGGTTTCTGCCTCAATATGGAACGGAGGAAGTTTTCTGTTAGAGGTAATGCCTAGACAGGCAATTcttaaggagaaaaagaaatcaGAGATGCAACCTGTTGAAGCTCAACCCAATCATGATCATCAATAG
- the LOC100784515 gene encoding glycerophosphocholine acyltransferase 1 isoform X1 — MQQSIPMVTNPLQSPDRGSGTDLRRCCPNKLCRPSKCFPNRPLRLPNKLRNTKGSSTRSLFSFFYFKMFAFFKNYYLGVEQFNEFIMDSQNIEHALIVNHSFINVQVTHLAGVLGFGGFCFLLGARPQDIPYVYCLFYVIFVPLRWIYYRSKKWHYYLLDFCYYANTIFLIDLLFYSSNEKLFMVCFSFAEGPLAWALIVWRCSLVFSSLDKIVSVLIHLLPGLVFFTIRWWNPATFEAMHPEGTARRPTWPYIEDKSYLWTWLFLVPLVAYTLWQVLYFLIVNVLRRQRLLRDPEVMTSYRELSKKAQKANNIWWRLSGLLGDQNRMLMYIFLQGIFTVATMALTVPIFLSYELHVVFQILKVSASIWNGGSFLLEVMPRQAILKEKKKSEMQPVEAQPNHDHQ, encoded by the exons ATGCAGCAGAGTATTCCAATGGTGACGAATCCCCTCCAAAGCCCAGACAGAGGTTCAGGGACAGATCTAAG GAGATGCTGTCCAAACAAGCTGTGCAGACCAAGCAAATGCTTTCCAAACAGGCCGTTAAGATTGCCAAACAAGCTGAGGAACACGAAAGGTTCATCAACAAGGTCacttttttcgtttttctatttcaaaatgtttgctttttttaaaaattattatctggGTGTTGAACAATTCAATGAGTTTATCATGGATAGTCAAAATATTGAGCATGCTTTAATTGTTAATCACTCTTTCATAAATGTTCAGGTGACCCATCTCGCGGGAGTCCTCGGTTTTGGTGGATTTTGCTTCCTTTTAGGGGCAC GACCCCAAGATATTCCCTATGTATATTGTTTGTTTTACGTCATCTTTGTTCCTCTTCGTTGGATATACTATAGGTCCAAGAAATGGCATTACTATCTACTG GATTTTTGCTATTATGCCAATACaatatttttgattgatcttcttTTTTACTCATCAAATGAGAAGCTTTTCATGGTTTGCTTTTCTTTTGCGGAG GGGCCATTAGCATGGGCTTTGATTGTTTGGCGCTGCAGCTTGGTTTTCAGTTCTCTTGACAAAATTGTCAGTGTTCTTATCCATCTATTACCtg GATTGGTTTTCTTTACTATTCGATGGTGGAATCCTGCAACCTTTGAAGCCATGCATCCAGAGGGAACTGCTAGAAGACCTACGTGGCCATACATCGAAGATAAATCCTATCTCTGGACATGGCTGTTTCTGGTACCCTTGGTTGCTTACACTTTGTGGCAGGTTCTATACTTCCTCATTGTCAATGTATTACGCAGACAAAGGCTTTTAAGAGATCCCGAAGTCATGACTTCCTACAG GGAACTCTCAAAAAAGGCTCAGAAAGCAAACAACATATGGTGGCGCTtaagtgggttgcttggggatcAAAATCGCATGCTGATGTACATTTTTCTTCAAGGCATATTTACGGTGGCAACCATGGCACTTACTGTCCCCATATTCTTGTCATATGAATTGCATGTAGTTTTTCAAATACTAAAGGTTTCTGCCTCAATATGGAACGGAGGAAGTTTTCTGTTAGAGGTAATGCCTAGACAGGCAATTcttaaggagaaaaagaaatcaGAGATGCAACCTGTTGAAGCTCAACCCAATCATGATCATCAATAG
- the LOC100784515 gene encoding glycerophosphocholine acyltransferase 1 isoform X3 → MSDTEDHAAEYSNGDESPPKPRQRFRDRSKEMLSKQAVQTKQMLSKQAVKIAKQAEEHERFINKVTHLAGVLGFGGFCFLLGARPQDIPYVYCLFYVIFVPLRWIYYRSKKWHYYLLGPLAWALIVWRCSLVFSSLDKIVSVLIHLLPGLVFFTIRWWNPATFEAMHPEGTARRPTWPYIEDKSYLWTWLFLVPLVAYTLWQVLYFLIVNVLRRQRLLRDPEVMTSYRELSKKAQKANNIWWRLSGLLGDQNRMLMYIFLQGIFTVATMALTVPIFLSYELHVVFQILKVSASIWNGGSFLLEVMPRQAILKEKKKSEMQPVEAQPNHDHQ, encoded by the exons ATGTCTGACACCGAAGACCATGCAGCAGAGTATTCCAATGGTGACGAATCCCCTCCAAAGCCCAGACAGAGGTTCAGGGACAGATCTAAG GAGATGCTGTCCAAACAAGCTGTGCAGACCAAGCAAATGCTTTCCAAACAGGCCGTTAAGATTGCCAAACAAGCTGAGGAACACGAAAGGTTCATCAACAAG GTGACCCATCTCGCGGGAGTCCTCGGTTTTGGTGGATTTTGCTTCCTTTTAGGGGCAC GACCCCAAGATATTCCCTATGTATATTGTTTGTTTTACGTCATCTTTGTTCCTCTTCGTTGGATATACTATAGGTCCAAGAAATGGCATTACTATCTACTG GGGCCATTAGCATGGGCTTTGATTGTTTGGCGCTGCAGCTTGGTTTTCAGTTCTCTTGACAAAATTGTCAGTGTTCTTATCCATCTATTACCtg GATTGGTTTTCTTTACTATTCGATGGTGGAATCCTGCAACCTTTGAAGCCATGCATCCAGAGGGAACTGCTAGAAGACCTACGTGGCCATACATCGAAGATAAATCCTATCTCTGGACATGGCTGTTTCTGGTACCCTTGGTTGCTTACACTTTGTGGCAGGTTCTATACTTCCTCATTGTCAATGTATTACGCAGACAAAGGCTTTTAAGAGATCCCGAAGTCATGACTTCCTACAG GGAACTCTCAAAAAAGGCTCAGAAAGCAAACAACATATGGTGGCGCTtaagtgggttgcttggggatcAAAATCGCATGCTGATGTACATTTTTCTTCAAGGCATATTTACGGTGGCAACCATGGCACTTACTGTCCCCATATTCTTGTCATATGAATTGCATGTAGTTTTTCAAATACTAAAGGTTTCTGCCTCAATATGGAACGGAGGAAGTTTTCTGTTAGAGGTAATGCCTAGACAGGCAATTcttaaggagaaaaagaaatcaGAGATGCAACCTGTTGAAGCTCAACCCAATCATGATCATCAATAG
- the LOC100804820 gene encoding myosin-17 gives MSAPVNIIVGSHVWIEDPAQAWIDGEVSKINGEEVHARTTDGKAVVKNISKVFPKDNEAPPGGVDDMTKLSYLHEPGVLHNLATRYELNEIYTYTGNILIAINPFQRLPHLYDTHMMEQYKGAAFGELSPHVFAVADVAYRAMINEGKSNSILVSGESGAGKTETTKMLMRYLAYLGGRSGVEGRTVEQQVLESNPVLEAFGNAKTVRNNNSSRFGKFVEIQFDNKGRISGAAIRTYLLERSRVCQLSDPERNYHCFYLLCAAPAEEKEKYKLGSPSSFHYLNQSKSYALDGVDDAEEYLATRRAMDVVGISEEEQEAIFRVIAAILHLGNVEFAKGEEIDSSVIKDEKSRFHLNVTAELLKCDCKSLEDALIKRVMVTPEEVITRTLDPVAALGSRDALAKTIYSRLFDWLVEKINNSIGQDPNSKSIIGVLDIYGFESFKFNSFEQFCINFTNEKLQQHFNQHVFKMEQEEYTKEEINWSYIEFVDNQDVLDLIEKKPGGIIALLDEACMFPKSTHETFAQKLYQTFKNNKRFIKPKLSRTSFTISHYAGEVTYLADMFLDKNKDYVVAEHQDLLIASKCSFVAGLFPPSPEESSKSSKFSSIGSRFKLQLQSLMETLNSTEPHYIRCVKPNNVLKPAIFENLNIIQQLRCGGVLEAIRISCAGYPTRRTFYEFLNRFGVLAPEVLDGNYDDKVACQMILDKMGMKGYQIGKTKVFLRAGQMAELDARRAEVLGNAARIIQRQIRTHIARKEFIELRRAAICLQSTLRGILSRKLYEQLRREAGAVKIQKKFKGYIARKSYVTARSSAIILQTGLRAMKARDEFRFRKQTKAATYIQAYLRRLIAYSYYKRLQKAAVVTQCGWRRRVARRELRMLKMAARETGALKEAKDKLEKRVEELTWRLQIEKRLRTDLEEEKAQETAKLQEALHAMQIQVEEANARVIKEREAARKAIEEAPPVVKETPVIIEDTEKINSLLAEVNSLKESLLLEKEAKEEARKAQAEAEARNKEMVKKVEDSDRKVDQLQELVQRLEEKISNAESENQVLRQQALAVSPTGKALSARPRTVIIQRTPENGNALNGEAKIGSDMTLAVSNVREPESEGKPQKSLNEKQQENQDLLIKCITQDLGFSGGKPVAACVIYKCLLHWRSFEVERTSVFDRIIQTIASAVEAQDNTDVLAYWLSNTSTLLLLLQRTLKASGAASLTPQRRRTASSSLFGRMSQGLRASPQSAGLSFLNGRGLNRLDDLRQVEAKYPALLFKQQLTAFLEKIYGMIRDNLKKEISPLLGLCIQAPRNSRQSLVKGRAQANAVAQQALIAHWQSIVKSLNNYLKIMKANYAPPFLVRKVFTQIFSFINVQLFNSLLLRRECCSFSNGEYVKTGLAELEQWCIEATEEYTGSAWEELKHIRQAVGFLVIHQKPKKSLNEITKELCPVLSIQQLYRISTMYWDDKYGTHSVSTDVITNMRAMMSEDSNNAVSTSFLLDDDSSIPFSVDDISKSMQQVEVADVDPPPLIRENSGFGFLLARLE, from the exons TCTGCACCAGTGAATATTATTGTAGGTTCTCATGTCTGGATTGAAGATCCAGCACAAGCATGGATTGATGGAGAAGTTTCTAAAATCAATGGTGAAGAAGTCCATGCTCGCACCACAGATGGGAAAGCA GTTgtcaaaaatatttcaaaggttTTTCCCAAGGATAATGAAGCCCCTCCTGGAGGTGTAGATGATATGACAAAATTGTCTTACTTGCATGAACCAGGAGTTCTGCACAATTTGGCAACTAGATATGAACTCAATGAAATCTAT ACATATACCGGAAATATCCTGATTGCAATAAATCCTTTTCAAAGATTACCGCATCTATATGATACTCACATGATGGAACAATACAAAGGAGCTGCATTTGGAGAATTGAGTCCCCATGTTTTTGCAGTTGCAGATGTTGCATACAG GGCGATGATTAATGAGGGAAAAAGCAACTCAATCCTGGTTAGCGGTGAGAGTGGGGCTGGAAAGACAGAGACAACAAAAATGCTTATGCGGTATCTTGCATATCTTGGGGGCCGATCTGGAGTAGAAGGGAGGACAGTTGAACAACAAGTTCTCGAA TCTAATCCAGTTCTTGAAGCATTTGGCAATGCCAAAACAGTTAGAAACAACAACTCAAG TCGTTTTGGTAAATTTGTTGAGATACAATTTGACAACAAAGGAAGAATCTCTGGGGCAGCTATACGGACATATTTGCTTGAAAGATCCCGTGTCTGTCAACTTTCAGATCCTGAAAGAAATTACCATTGCTTTTACCTTCTCTGTGCAGCACCAGCTGAG gaaaaagagaAGTATAAGCTGGGAAGTCCTAGCTCCTTTCATTACTTAAATCAATCCAAAAGCTATGCGCTGGATGGAGTGGATGATGCTGAAGAATATCTTGCTACTCGAAGGGCAATGGATGTTGTTGGAATCAGTGAGGAGGAGCAG GAGGCTATTTTTAGGGTTATTGCAGCAATTTTGCACCTTGGAAATGTTGAATTTGCCAAAGGAGAGGAGATTGACTCTTCTGTCATCAAGGATGAGAAGTCTAGGTTCCATCTTAATGTAACTGCTGAACTTCTAAA GTGTGATTGTAAGAGCTTGGAAGATGCACTGATCAAGCGTGTGATGGTAACACCAGAGGAGGTTATTACAAGAACCCTTGATCCTGTTGCAGCGCTTGGTAGCAGGGATGCATTAGCTAAAACTATTTATTCCCGTTTGTTTGATTG GCTAGTGGAGAAGATTAACAATTCGATTGGGCAAGATCCTAATTCAAAATCTATTATTGGAGTTCTTGATATCTATGGGTTTGAAAGTTTTAAGTTCAATAG ttttgAGCAGTTCTgtattaattttacaaatgaGAAGCTGCAACAACATTTTAATCAG CATGTTTTTAAAATGGAACAAGAAGAATACACCAAAGAAGAGATCAATTGGAGTTACATAGAGTTTGTTGATAACCAAGATGTTTTGGATCTAATTGAGAAG AAGCCTGGAGGAATAATTGCACTTCTTGATGAAGCCTG TATGTTTCCAAAGTCTACACATGAAACTTTTGCTCAGAAATTGTACCAGACATTCAAAAACAACAAGCGCTTCATCAAACCTAAACTTTCTCGGACTAGTTTTACAATATCCCATTATGCAGGGGAG GTGACATATCTAGCTGATATGTTTCTTGACAAAAACAAGGATTATGTGGTGGCTGAACATCAGGATCTGCTCATAGCCTCAAAATGCTCATTTGTGGCTGGTCTATTCCCCCCTTCTCCAGAGGAGTCTTCAAAATCATCGAAGTTCTCTTCAATAGGATCTCGCTTCAAG CTACAACTTCAATCTTTGATGGAGACCCTGAATTCAACAGAACCTCACTATATCAGATGTGTGAAGCCAAATAATGTTCTCAAGCCTGCTATCTTTGAAAATCTCAATATTATCCAACAATTGCGCTGTGGT GGTGTTCTTGAGGCAATTAGAATCAGCTGTGCTGGATATCCTACCAGACGGACCTTTTATGAATTTCTTAACCGATTTGGTGTTCTTGCCCCTGAAGTTCTGGATGGAAA CTATGATGACAAGGTTGCATGCCAAATGATCCTGGATAAAATGGGTATGAAAGGCTATCAG ATAGGCAAGACAAAGGTTTTCCTAAGAGCTGGCCAGATGGCTGAATTGGATGCAAGAAGAGCAGAGGTTCTTGGAAATGCTGCTAGAATCATCCAGAGGCAAATACGTACCCATATTGCACGCAAGGAATTCATTGAATTGCGCCGAGCTGCAATTTGCTTGCAATCTACTTTGCGAG GAATATTGTCCCGGAAGCTTTATGAGCAGTTGCGACGTGAAGCAGGAGCtgtaaaaatacaaaagaaattcAAAGGATACATTGCCAGAAAATCATACGTAACGGCACGATCATCTGCAATTATACTGCAAACAGGTTTAAGGGCTATGAAAGCTCGTGATGAATTTAGATTTAGAAAGCAAACAAAGGCTGCAACTTACATCCAG GCTTATTTGCGTCGGCTAATTGCATATTCATATTATAAAAGATTGCAAAAGGCTGCAGTTGTTACTCAATGTGGTTGGAGGAGAAGGGTTGCTAGAAGGGAACTTAGAATGCTTAAAATG GCTGCAAGAGAAACAGGGGCCCTCAAAGAAGCTAAGGACAAACTAGAAAAGCGTGTTGAAGAACTTACTTGGCGTTTGCAAATTGAGAAGCGTTTGAGG ACTGATTTGGAAGAGGAAAAGGCACAAGAAACTGCTAAGTTACAGGAAGCTTTACATGCAATGCAAATACAAGTAGAAGAAGCAAATGCCAGGGTCATCAAAGAGCGTGAGGCAGCACGAAAGGCCATTGAAGAAGCACCTCCAGTTGTTAAGGAGACACCTGTTATAATTGAAGATACTGAAAAGATTAATTCATTATTGGCTGAAGTCAATAGTTTGAAG GAATCACTGCTATtggaaaaagaggctaaagAAGAGGCCAGAAAAGCTCAGGCTGAGGCTGAAGCTAGAAATAAAGAGATGGTTAAAAAGGTTGAAGATTCTGACCGCAAAGTGGATCAACTTCAAGAATTGGTTCAGAG ATTGGAGGAAAAGATTTCCAATGCAGAGTCAGAAAATCAAGTTCTTCGTCAGCAAGCACTGGCTGTATCACCAACTGGAAAAGCTCTATCTGCGAGACCAAGGACAGTGATTATTCAG AGGACACCTGAAAATGGGAATGCTCTAAATGGTGAAGCAAAAATTGGATCG GATATGACTCTTGCTGTATCCAATGTGCGTGAACCTGAATCTGAGGGAAAACCACAAAAATCTCTCAATGAGAAGCAGCAA GAAAACCAGGACTTGTTGATCAAGTGCATAACACAAGATTTGGGATTTTCTGGGGGCAAACCTGTTGCTGCATGTGTCATATATAAATGTCTTCTCCACTGGAGGTCATTTGAAGTTGAAAGGACAAGTGTATTTGACCGTATAATTCAAACAATAGCTTCAGCTGTTGAG GCCCAGGATAATACTGATGTATTAGCCTATTGGTTGTCTAATACATCTACTTTGTTGTTGCTACTCCAACGCACTCTTAAAGCTAGTGGAGCTGCTAGCTTAACACCACAGCGGCGGAGAACAGCGTCATCTTCTCTGTTTGGAAGAATGTCTCAA GGGCTAAGGGCGTCTCCCCAAAGTGCTGGATTGTCATTTCTAAATGGTCGAGGTCTTAATAGACTGGATGATTTACGACAAGTAGAAGCAAAATATCCAGCACTGCTGTTTAAGCAGCAGCTTACTGCCTTCcttgaaaaaatatatggaaTGATAAGAGACAACCTAAAAAAGGAGATATCTCCATTACTTGGACTGTGTATACAG GCTCCAAGAAACTCGCGTCAAAGTCTAGTAAAAGGACGTGCACAGGCAAATGCAGTTGCTCAGCAAGCTTTAATTGCTCACTGGCAAAGTATTGTGAAAAGCTTAAACAATTATCTAAAGATAATGAAAGCCAACTAT GCACCCCCTTTCTTGGTCCGAAAAGTGTTCACTCAAATATTCTCATTCATCAATGTTCAATTATTCAATAG TCTTCTGTTGCGTCGGGAGTGTTGTTCGTTTAGCAATGGAGAGTATGTAAAAACAGGTCTGGCTGAATTAGAGCAGTGGTGCATCGAGGCAACGGAGGAG TATACTGGCTCTGCTTGGGAGGAACTGAAACATATCAGGCAGGCTGTTGGATTCTTG GTGATACATCAAAAACCCAAAAAGTCCCTGAATGAAATTACAAAGGAGCTTTGCCCA GTTCTCAGTATACAACAGTTATACAGGATAAGTACAATGTACTGGGATGACAAATACGGCACTCACAGTGTGTCTACGGAC GTTATAACAAACATGAGAGCTATGATGTCTGAGGACTCTAATAATGCTGTCAGCACTTCTTTCCTGTTAGATGATGACTCGAG CATTCCGTTTTCGGTGGATGACATTTCCAAATCAATGCAACAAGTAGAAGTAGCAGACGTGGATCCTCCTCCGTTGATACGTGAGAACTCAGGATTTGGGTTCTTACTAGCACGGTTGGAGTGA
- the LOC100170695 gene encoding PHD2 — MDGGGVNYNPRTVEQVFRDFKGRRAGMIKALTTDVEEFFQQCDPEKDNLCLYGFPNEQWEVNLPAEEVPPELPEPALGINFARDGMQDKDWLSLVAVHSDAWLLAVAFYFGARFGFDNADRKRLFSMINDLPTIFEIVTGSAKKQTKEKSSISNHSSNKSKSGSKGRGSESGKYSKETKDEEEEVLDEEDDEEHEETLCGACGEHYASDEFWICCDICEKWFHGKCVKITPARAEHIKQYKCPSCSNKRARP; from the exons ATGGACGGTGGTGGAGTGAACTACAACCCTCGCACCGTGGAACAGGTTTTCCGGGACTTCAAGGGCCGTAGAGCTGGCATGATCAAGGCTCTCACCActg ATGTTGAAGAATTTTTCCAGCAGTGCGATCCTG AAAAGGATAATCTTTGTCTGTACGGATTCCCTAATGAGCAATGGGAAGTTAATTTACCTGCGGAAGAAGTTCCTCCGGAGCTTCCTGAGCCTGCATTGGGCATAAACTTTGCTAGGGATGGGATGCAAGACAAGGACTGGCTGTCTTTGGTTGCCGTTCACAGCGATGCATGGTTACTTGCAGTGGCTTTCTACTTTGGGGCACGATTTGGTTTTGATAATGCTGACAG GAAACGCCTGTTCTCTATGATTAATGATTTACCAACAATATTTGAGATTGTGACTGGAAGCGCAAAAAAACAGACGAAGGAAAAATCATCCATTTCAAACCACAGCAGTAACAAATCAAAATCTGGTTCAAAAGGG CGAGGATCTGAATCAGGGAAGTATTCAAAGGAAACAAAGGACGAGGAGGAAGAGGTACTGGATGAAGAAGATGACGAGGAGCATGAGGAGACCTTGTGTGGGGCATGTGGGGAGCACTATGCATCCGATGAGTTCTGGATTTGTTGCGACATATGTGAGAAGTGGTTCCATGGCAAGTGTGTGAAGATCACTCCAGCCAGGGCCGAACACATCAAGCAGTATAAGTGCCCCTCATGCAGCAATAAGAGAGCACGGCCTTGA